A region from the Vicia villosa cultivar HV-30 ecotype Madison, WI linkage group LG3, Vvil1.0, whole genome shotgun sequence genome encodes:
- the LOC131657600 gene encoding uncharacterized protein LOC131657600, whose protein sequence is MVPKQGWKLLTKPHSLVSRFFKASLWKARDVLWMGCRWSIRDGSQIRVLNEPGIRGSKDVRLGGPYPQVAKEILNVPLVEDMVVNGLVWNEDNNGEYSVSTGYRLWRNSLGYHSNCKVVGNWENLWNIMAPPRVKHLLWRICRGSNIEDRKDACTFAMMVEVIWKNRNNIVWNYVREGVAWDIGSMSSIEAGSLALKEVVQHVVTMNLDYVIFQSDSQVVTQGIHSIATNSSEFNFILLSIKRLLAFCQ, encoded by the exons ATGGTACCTAAACAAGGGTGGAAATTGCTGACCAAGCCCCACTCTTTAGTTTCCAGGTTCTTCAAAGCAAGTCTTTGGAAAGCAAGAGATGTTTTGTGGATGGGGTGTAGGTGGAGTATTAGAGATGGTAGCCAAATTAGGGTATTAAATGAGCCTGGGATTCGTGGAAGTAAAGATGTTCGTTTAGGGGGTCCGTATCCTCAAGTTGCAAAGGAGATCTTGAATGTTCCTTTGGTTGAGGACATGGTAGTTAATGGGCTGGTTTGGAACGAAGATAATAATGGCGAGTATAGTGTCAGTACAGGTTATAGACTCTGGAGGAACTCGCTTGGTTATCACTCTAATTGTAAAGTTGTCGGTAATTGGGAGAATTTGTGGAACATTATGGCTCCGCCTAGAGTTAAACACCTTTTGTGGAGAATTTGTAGAG GCAGCAATATAGAAGATAGGAAGGATGCATGTACTTTTGCTATGATGGTAGAGGTGATTTGGAAGAACCGTAACAATATAGTTTGGAATTATGTAAGGGAGG GAGTTGCTTGGGATATAGGTAGTATGTCATCTATAGAAGCTGGGTCTTTAGCATTGAAAGAAGTTGTTCAACATGTTGTTACCATGAACTTGGATTATGTGATATTCCAAAGTGACTCTCAAGTGGTTACTCAAGGCATTCATTCTATAGCTACTAATTCGTCTGAgtttaattttattcttctttctaTTAAGCGTTTGTTAGCTTTTTGTCAATAA